Sequence from the Pseudopipra pipra isolate bDixPip1 chromosome 16, bDixPip1.hap1, whole genome shotgun sequence genome:
AGCATGGGCAAAGGCAGCGCTGCCCTCCCGCTCATGAACAGGTACGGGGGGTTGGAGCTGCACTGAAGGATGTcatggctggggcagctccGTGAGTGGGAGAGTGGATGTGGCTCCTTTGGGATGGAGTCCTGGAATCATATCATTGAATCACAGTGGCTtcggttggaagggaccttaaagctcatctcattctgcccccctgccatggacagggacaccttccactatcccaggttgctccaagccccacccaacctggccttgaacacttccagggatggggcagccacagcttctctgggcagcctgtatTGGGGCCTGACCaacctcacagggaagaatttcttcttgaCATCTGACCTGTCCCAGTCACAGAGTGGGAGCACGGACAGCTCTCCCTAGCCTCAGGCCATGCTGCTTTGCAGATTGGGATCCTTTGGACGCAGCCATTTCCCATGTGGGTGTGAGAAGTGagtgcccagcctggccttgagccATGCAGCCTCATGtgctgctcccttccctcctggagCCAGAGTTTGGAGCTGTGGTGGGGTGTGGGACTAGAACCAGCTCTGCAGTTACTGAATTCATGAGTCATTCGAGttcctctaagatcatcgagtccaactgtcaacccaaGACCACCAATAATCCCTGTCCCCTAAGCACTacatctacacattttttgaacacttccagggatggtgactccaccacctctctgggcatctgtgccagtgcctgaccaccctttccatgaaggaatttctccaatatccaatctaaacctcctctggcacaacttgaggccgttttctctcctgtcccttgttccctgggcGTAGAGCCTGatcccccccggctcccccctcctgtcagggagttgcagagccagaaggtcccccctgagcctccttttctccaggctgagcccccccagctccgtAAGccactcctggtgctccagacccttctccagctccgTTCCCCTCCCTGGAcgtgctccagcccctcttgTTGAGAGAGGCCCAGAacagccccagcactggaggtgcctcagcagtgccagcacagggatggtGACCAAGGGCCGGGGGTGGAGAAGGTGTCTCgtggctggagctggggctgggggtgtgcagaggttttcttctgcctttccaagggagagcacagcccagctctgtgagAGCCCCATTGTGGGCTGATGAAGCAGGAAaacttgtttttcctcttctcaatGACATAAACGTGAGGGGTGAGGACTCCAAATTAGCTGTCAGACCTCTCAGGGCCAGGTTCCCACAGTGAGTGACAGATCCTCAAATAACATCAAAAGAAACAAGCACTGTCCTTGACCAAACTCTGCCTCCAGCTGGGTTGCTCTGCCACTGACTGAAACattgctgggctctgctccagccccatcccttcccttttccatcGGTGAAAGCTGAGCATGATGGTGAATAACAAACAGCCAAGCACCCTGGAGCGAGGCAGCTCCTGTTCACCTGCCTCTGAGGGGAAGGAGGTAGAGCAGAGGGTCTGCTCAGCACTGAAATTCTTCAGAAGGACCTTTGCAGTGCGTGTGCAGTGACACCAGGCttggaggaagggctgtgacCACAATTGCAGCATCTTTAAGTCACACAGTGAGGACAAGTGACTTCTACTCTCAGGGAAATCACCTTCTCTCATGTTTCACCATTCCAGCTGCAACTGGACACCTCTATCCAGGCCATTTGTTGGATGGAATGGAAGCTTTAAACCTCCATGACCTAGTAAatgtggcttttttcccccagctttaACCTGAAGGACAtcccctctgggctgggcagCGAGTCCAGACTGGACCGCAGCAAAGGAGAAAGCCGCACAGAAAACATCCTCATGGACTCCTCCTCCACCCTGATCAACAACGAGGGTAACATTCCTGGGGGGAACAGTCCCACTCCTACAGCTCTTCCCTCCTTAGCTGTGGATGTGGGATAACTGGTGCATTTATCCTGCAAATTGGGTTGGCTGGACCTGTTGCAGCCCCAGGCGCAGGACACCAagccccagggagctgcagagggacagtTCACCCCTGTGATCTGGGGTGACAGTGACAGTGGTGGCTGTGGGTGCCAGGAATGTGATGTGCTGGGGAGCTGGGCAGTCTGACTCGGGCACAGCCTGGCACGCTGGAGGACACGGGGAGGTGGATCCAACCGTGGGATGAGCTGATTTCTCTCTCCCCGGGCACGCAGACAACGAGGAGACGGAGGGCAGCGATGTCCCTGCGGATTACCTGCTGGGAGATGTGGAGGCAGATGAGGATGACCTGTACATGATGGACCACGAGAACCCACATGGTGAGCTCATGGCTGGTGCTGGGGGGTGCTGCCTGTCCCAGATGGGCAGCTGGATTTCTTCCCTCCTCATTCCTGCTATCTCCTCGCAGCTGAAGAGCAGGAATACAGCCTTCCCCAGGAAGCCTTCCCCCTGCGCCACGAAATCGTGGACAACCCCTCAGCCTTGGACCACCTGCAGGACAAGGCTGACTCCCCCCACGTCAGCGGCAACGAGGCCGAGACAGTGTCACTGACCCCCGTGGAGTCCTTCTCCCTGATCTCCATCTCCCACTCGCTCTACGAGAACCGCCTGCCCTCCGACTTCTTCAGCCCCATCGTGCGGGACACGCTGCTGTTCTACGCCGAGCAGGGGGACGTGCAGACGGCCGTGTCCGTGCTCATCGTGCTGGGGGAGCGCATCCGCAAGGAGATCGACGAGCAGACACAGGTGGGACCCCCTGGGGGGCAGGGGACACCTTGGTGGGGTCCGCAGGCGGTGTATCCCAATGCTGTGAGGTCCCTCCTGTGCTCTGGGaacctcccttctcctccagcccctgccagttCTGCTCTAACTGGGCTGGGCAGCTCCAGGACCCCTGGTACCTGCTGGTACCTGCTGGTACCAGGGACTTGAGGTGGTGTCTGCAAGGCCAGGGTGGGGGAGTGGCTGTGGCCTGTTGGTTTGGGGAAGGATGCTATTCCCCAGTGTTGCAGAGCTGTTCTCCCACCACAGGGATCTTAGACTCATGgaatcctttaggttggaaaagccctctaaaatcatcaagtccagtcGTTTCCTCAGCACTGCGAAGGCCACCACtcacccatgtccccaggtgccacatccacatggcttttaaattcctccaaggatggtgactccaccactgccttgggcagctgtgccaatgcctgaccaccctttcaggaaagacattttcccaatatccagcctaaatcttccctggcacaacttgaggccgtttcctcttgtcctgtctcttgtcccctgggagcagagcctgaccccccctacttcccagctcccccctcctgtcagagagttgcagagccagaaggtcccccctgagtctccttttctccaggctgagcccccccagctccctcagctgcttctgctgctccagccccttccccagctccgttcccttccctggacacgctccaacCCCTCAGTGTCCCTTGTctgagaggcccagaactgcccccagggctggaggtgccccagcagtgccagcacagggatggtCACTGCCCTGGGCCTGTGGCCACACCATGGCTGGGATAGCCCAGGCatcattggccttcttgcccccctgggcacacctgggctcaTATTGAGCCACTGTTGACCCCCAGGACCTTTTTGaccagctcctctgccccaaGTTGGGAGCGCTGCAGGGGGCTGTGACCCAAGCATGGATCTTGCCTttgggaggcagggcagggatccCAAGGGGGTTTCAGGGTGGATGTTGAGGCTCTGCCATCTGTGGCCCTCCCAGGAACACTGGTACACGTCCTACATCGACCTGCTGCAGCGCTTCCAGCTCTGGAACATCTCCAACGAGGTGATCAAACTGAGCACCTGCCGTGCCATCAACTGCCTCAACCAGGCTTCCACCACCCTCCACGTCAACTGCAGCAACTGCAAGCGGCCCATGAGCAACAGGGGCTGGATCTGCGACAGGTGAGGGCACAAAGcgggcacagagctggggacaGCTCAGCAAGGGGGTTCCAGGGGCTCTGCGGGGGCAGGAGGATGGGGTGGGTGCCCATGTTCCCCCTTGGTGCCCCCCAGGGCTCTCCCTGCCCATGCTCCTCCATTTCTCTCGTGCAGGTGTCGGCAGTGTGCCAGCATGTGTGCCGTGTGTCACCACGTGGTGAAGGGGCTCTTCGTGtggtgccagggctgcagccacGGGGGCCACCTCCAGCACATCATGAAGTGGCTGGAGACCAGCTCCCACTGCCCTGCTGGCTGCGGCCACCTCTGCGAGTACACCTGAGCCCTGAGCCCCACAGGGGGGATGGCAGGCAGGGgatgggcagggcaggcaggatcTCCTGCCTGGTACCCCCCACACCTCCCTCCCTGTATTTATTGTGTAAATaagggctgggggtgcccccctTGCCCAGCCGTTTTGTACTGGATTAAAACAAACCAGCAGCTGAACCGAGCCATGACTGTTGTCTTCACTTCACCTGGATGCAGAAGACCCCGGGGTGGGGCTGGACCCCGTTTCGGGCCGGGGGTCGGTGCCCCGGGGGCCTGGGGACCCCACTTTGTTGTTGCCCCCTTACGCGAGGAGGCCCCTTTAAGCCTTGATAAGGGCCCCACATTTCTGTTGCCCCTTTAAGCCGTGAGGTGGAGCCCATTTCATGTTGCCCCTTTAAGCCGTGGCCCTCACCAGGCGGATGTGCGCGCGGTGCATGCCGGGGGTCGTAGTTCCGGTGGCGATGGCGGCgcggctgctcccgctgctcccgcTGCTGCTGCGCTGGGCCCGGCCCGTCCAGGGCACCGCGccgccgggcggcggatggTGAGCGCGGGGGGGCTTCCCCGGGCCAGGCCGGAGCATGGGGAGCGCGGGGGGGCTGCCCCGGGCCggtcccggtgccggtgccgaGCGCAGCCTCCCGCTGCAGGCTGGCGGGCTCGGTGCCGGAGGAGGAGCGCTGCACCGTGGAGCGGGTCGATGCCTCCCTCACATACTCCCTCTTCCTGCAGCGGTAACGgggggcccggcacggccccgctTAGACCGAGACATGGGTCCCGGGACGGGAACAGTGCCCGGTGCACCGGGCGGGATAACGGGGAGGGATCGGGAGGGTCGGAGGGGCGAGGACCCGGGGAAGGTGGTTGGAGCCGGTCCCAGTGCCCCGGGAGTGGTTTAGAGCCTGTCCTGGTGCCGGCTTAGGGCCAGTCCCAGTGCCCCAGGGATGTGTCGGGGTTGGTCCCGGTACCCCCAGAGCCGGATTGAAGCCGGTCCGGTGTCCCGGGGATGTGTTAGGACCGGTCCTGGTACCTCCGGGGGTGGGTCGGGGCCGGTCCCGGTGTCCCGGGGATGTGTCAGGGCCGGTCCCGGTGCGTCGCCCGGGCGGGACCCCGCTGGATGCTCCCCCAGGTTCGCCTTCTCCCGGCCGGTGATCCTCGGCGGGGTCACGGACAACTCGGTGAGTGCCGGGAGGGTCCGGGGGGACTCCGGGGAGGTCACATACCCCCCGTGCCATCCCGGCCCTGTGCTCCATCCCCAGGCGTTCCGAGCCCTGTGCACCCGGGAGAAGCTGCTGGCGGCGTTCGGGCCGCTCCCGGTGCGGCTCAGCACGGCCAACACCTACTCGTACCGCAAAGGTGAGGGGGGGccgcgcccggcccggcggggccgctgCCCCCGCTCACCGCTCCCGTTCCCGCAGTGGATGTGCCGTTCCAGGAGTACGTGGAGCGGCTGCTGCAGCCGCAGGACCCGGCCCGGCTGGGCAGTGGTGGGTGCAGCACCGTCCCGGCCCCCACGGAACCCCCCGGTCTTCACCGGGCTCAGCCTCCCGTGTTCCCCCAGACACCCTGTACTTCTTCGGCGACAACAACTTCACCGAGTGGGGCCCCCTGTTCCAACACTACGTGCCCCCTCCGTTCCGCATCCCGGGCACCAGCCCTGCCTACAGCTTCGGGATCGCAGGTGGGCACGGGGCGgatcgggggggggggagatcGGGGGGTCTCCCCAGCACCAACCCCCCGTTCTACCGCAGGCTCAGGCTCCGGTGTTCCCTTTCACTGGCACGGCCCCGGTTTCTCCGAGGTGATTTTTGGCAGGAAGGTGAGAACTGAGCCCTGAGAGGATTTGGAGGGGCGAGGGAGAGCAACAAGCCCCCTAAGGGGTGTCCCTGAACACGGGGAAGCCCTGATGGTGCTGAgcctgaggggctggaggggaaattgggggggggggtgtccccTTGGTGTTTTCCAGCGCTGGTTCCTGTACCCCCCGGATAAAACCCCCCACTTCCACCCCAACGAGACGACGCTGGCCTGGCTCCAGCACACGTACCCCACACTGCCCCCTGCCCAGCGCCCGCTCGAGTGCACCCTGCGCCCCGGGGAGGTGAGTCAGCACCCAGGACCCCCGGGAGGGTGGAGGGGACCCCACACAGAGCCCAACTAGAGCCACGGGACCGTCCGTGCTCCCTCCCACAGGTCCTGTACTTCCCTGACCGCTGGTGGCACGCGACACTCAACCTGGACACCAGTGTCTTCATCTCCACCTTCCTTGGGTAGGGCCAGGAAGGACAAGGATGTGTCACCATCATCCTGGACACGGCAGGAATTCCTGCCACCCTCAGGGAAAGGCAACTGGTTTGGGGACCAACTGCCTGAGAAAGTTCTGGGTTTTACTGgtctttttcctcccccttgGATTAAAGTTGTTCTACTGTAGCCATTGTGTGTTGCTACATCCCCCCTCCCACTGGCTCCTGAGCCAGGATATCCCCAGAAATCACTGCTGTGAACCACTTCAGCTCCTTTTCCACATttattgctgatttttttttaattatttttatatatatatttttttttaatggacatTGGCAAACTTCCAGGGGGTGCTCAAAAAGCCAGGCAGGCTGTGGGCCGACCAAAATGCTGGAACCTCAGTTGGATACAGATTTGTTGGTTATTCTCTGTGGTGTTTTTTAAGGGATTTAATTAAAGGAGTAAGAACCTTAACCCAGGTGGTTGTTTGCAGGGAACCACAGGCAAGGGGAGGTGGGAgccagccccttccagccctggggctgttgtttcctgggAAAAGCCAGAGGGTGAGTTGGTCTCACCCTGGCAAGTGGCTATTTACAGGGAAGAGGacccagccctggccaggcagaaggtggaaggaggaggaaacacCTATATACacagggagggactgggctCCAGGTGCTCATCCCAGCGAGCTCCCTGTGGCACTCCCTGGAGCAGGACACTCTTTGGGGACTGCCAGCGGCCCTGGCCGAGGGGGACCCTGCTCTGTGAGCCATGGAGATGATAGTGAGGCCACTGCTGCTAAGGCAGCCTTCTCCCGACCCCCAGGCAGGTcttggagctggagaggggagcCCAGGGAGCCatggtgcccacccagccactaCGGGAAGGGGAGATGGTGACGTGCCCTCGCCTCACGCTGGGTCTGGGGCAGCCGGAGCGGAgggggagcagcc
This genomic interval carries:
- the JMJD8 gene encoding jmjC domain-containing protein 8 isoform X1; its protein translation is MPGVVVPVAMAARLLPLLPLLLRWARPVQGTAPPGGGWLAGSVPEEERCTVERVDASLTYSLFLQRFAFSRPVILGGVTDNSAFRALCTREKLLAAFGPLPVRLSTANTYSYRKVDVPFQEYVERLLQPQDPARLGSDTLYFFGDNNFTEWGPLFQHYVPPPFRIPGTSPAYSFGIAGSGSGVPFHWHGPGFSEVIFGRKRWFLYPPDKTPHFHPNETTLAWLQHTYPTLPPAQRPLECTLRPGEVLYFPDRWWHATLNLDTSVFISTFLG
- the JMJD8 gene encoding jmjC domain-containing protein 8 isoform X2, with the translated sequence MAARLLPLLPLLLRWARPVQGTAPPGGGWFAFSRPVILGGVTDNSAFRALCTREKLLAAFGPLPVRLSTANTYSYRKVDVPFQEYVERLLQPQDPARLGSDTLYFFGDNNFTEWGPLFQHYVPPPFRIPGTSPAYSFGIAGSGSGVPFHWHGPGFSEVIFGRKRWFLYPPDKTPHFHPNETTLAWLQHTYPTLPPAQRPLECTLRPGEVLYFPDRWWHATLNLDTSVFISTFLG